From the genome of Uranotaenia lowii strain MFRU-FL chromosome 1, ASM2978415v1, whole genome shotgun sequence, one region includes:
- the LOC129739824 gene encoding DNA repair protein RAD51 homolog A — protein MAAQKEKSISTAVTAEQEEDDYGPLLINKLEVNGITSGDLKKLAEAGFHTVEAVAFAPKKQLLAIKGISEAKADKILIEATKLVPMGFTTATEYHQKRSEIIQLTTGSKELDKLLGGGIETGSITELFGEFRTGKTQLCHTLAVTCQLPVSQNGGEGKCLYIDTEGTFRPERLLAVAERYKLVGSDVLDNVAYARAYNSDHQMQLLVTASAMMAESRYALLIVDSATALFRTDYSGRGELNARQVNLGKFMRMLLRLADEFGVAVIITNQVVAQVDAAAMFTPDPKKPIGGHILAHASTTRLYLRKGRGETRICKIYDSPCLPESEAMYAINADGIGDCKE, from the exons ATGGCAGCGCAGAAAGAGAAATCGATTTCCACTGCCGTTACCGCCGAGCAGGAGGAAGACGATTACGGACCCTTGTTGATCAACAAACTTGAG GTAAATGGCATAACATCCGGGGATTTGAAGAAGCTGGCAGAAGCCGGTTTTCACACAGTCGAAGCGGTTGCTTTCGCACCCAAGAAACAACTGCTAGCCATCAAGGGCATTTCGGAAGCCAAGGCCGACAAAATCCTAATCGAGGCTACCAAACTTGTTCCGATGGGATTCACGACAGCCACCGAGTATCACCAGAAGCGGTCGGAAATTATACAGCTTACCACGGGTTCCAAGGAGCTGGACAAACTGTTGGGTGGAGGTATCGAAACTGGCAGCATCACCGAGCTTTTCGGAGAGTTCAGAACGG GTAAAACCCAGCTATGCCACACACTTGCGGTAACGTGCCAACTGCCGGTGAGTCAGAACGGTGGCGAAGGTAAATGTTTATACATTGACACTGAGGGTACATTTCGGCCAGAAAGATTGCTCGCGGTTGCCGAACGCTACAAACTGGTCGGATCGGATGTCCTGGACAATGTTGCCTACGCACGTGCCTACAATTCGGATCATCAGATGCAGCTGCTGGTGACCGCCTCAGCCATGATGGCTGAATCCCGCTACGCACTATTAATCGTAGACAGCGCAACTGCCCTATTTCGAACGGATTACAGTGGCCGGGGTGAGCTAAACGCTCGGCAGGTCAATTTAGGTAAATTCATGCGAATGCTGTTAAGACTGGCAGACGAATTCGGGGTTGCGGTTATAATTACGAACCAGGTCGTAGCACAGGTAGATGCCGCGGCCATGTTTACGCCGGACCCCAAGAAACCCATCGGTGGACACATTCTTGCCCACGCATCGACGACTCGACTATATCTACGCAAAGGACGAGGAGAAACTCggatttgcaaaatttatgacTCGCCTTGCCTTCCCGAAAGTGAGGCCATGTATGCCATCAACGCAGACGGCATAGGCGATTGCAAGGAATAG